TCAATAATGATTAAATGGATAGCTCAGCAGATAATTCATACATTTTCTTATCAATGGTATGCGGTTTAGCAAGAGCTTCGATGATATCATAATCAACGAGTTGATTTTGTTCTATCCCGACAGCTCTGCCTCCTTTTCCTTCAAGAAGCAGTTCAACGGCTTTTGCTCCAAGCCGGCTTGCCAATACACGGTCATTTGCCGAAGGAGAACCTCCGCGCTGAACATGGCCCAGGACCGTTACACGGGTTTCAAACCCTGCCTTTTCCTCAATTTTCCTGGAGATATCAACGGCACTTCCAACACCTTCAGCTACAATGATGATACTATGCTTTTTCCCACGGTCATGTCCGCGGTTCAGCTTCCCAATCAGATCTTCCATATCATATTCATATTCAGGACAAAGAATCGTTTCAGCCCCGCCAGCCAATCCAGCCCAAAGCGCAATATCGCCGGCATCTCTTCCCATCACTTCAACGACATAAGTCCTTTCATGAGAAGTGGCCGTATCCCGAATTTTATCGATGGCATCGATGACTGTATTAAGGGCCGTATCGAAACCAATCGTGAAGTCCGTACCCGGTATGTCATTATCAATCGTTCCAGGAACTCCAATACAAGGGAAGCCCCTTTCCGTTAAAGCTTTCGCTCCGCGGTATGAACCATCGCCACCAATGATGACAATGCCCTCGATACCAAGATTATTCAATTGTTCAATCGCTTTCAGCTGGCCTTCCTCCGTCTTAAATTCCGGACAGCGAGCCGTATGTAACATCGTGCCGCCTCGATGAATGATATCCCCGACAGACCCAAGTTCAAGCTTCTTTATATTTCCATTTATCAGTCCCTGATAGCCATGATAAATTCCGAAGACCTCAATTTCATGAAAAATTGCTTTCCGGACAACCGCTCGGACTGCCGCATTCATGCCAGGAGAATCTCCTCCACTTGTCAATACACCTATTCTTTTCATAAATGTCACCTCTCTACAGCACTAATCAATTTTTAGCCTCGTTATATCATTGTACCCTTTTTCAAGCTTCAATAAGCAGGAAACTGCTTCACTTATGCTTACTTGATGTAATAAGACTAACCGATTCTCATCAGAAATTGAAGTAAAATGGCGCAAAAGTTTACATTCTACACACAAACCATATTCTTTACATGTTTCTGTAATGAATGCATATGTGCCCATGAAAGGATGAAAAAACGTGTTGCCCCAGGCAGCACGTTTTCCCTTTTGTAAATGTGTTTATGAATGCTGTTCAACTTCCTTAGGCTCTCCCTCAGGCTGTTTTGCAAATTCATATTCACCGATTTTCTTGAATTTCATATAACGCTGGTTGATAAGATCATCACTATTCAATGGCAGAAGTTCATTGAATGAACGTTTCAGGATATCCTTGATGGCTTCTGCCTGTAAATTTGAATCCCGGTGGGCGCCGCCCCTCACTTCAGGAATGATCTCATCGATGACTCCTAAGCGGTTTAAATCGGGAGCCGTGATTTTCATCGATTCCGCAGCCCTCTTAGCCTGAGAGGCATCCTTCCACAGCAAGGCTGCAGCCCCTTCAGGGGAAATCACCGAATATGTTGAGTTCTCAAGCATGAAAATTCGGTCCCCGACGCCAAGTGCCAATGCACCGCCGCTACCGCCTTCACCGATGACAATACTGATGACAGGCACCTTCAGCCCCGCCATTTCAAAAAGGTTTTTCGCAATGGCTTCACTTTGCCCGCGCTCTTCAGCAGCTTTACCAGGGAAAGCTCCCTTCGTATCAATGAAACAAATAATCGGGCGGTTGAATTTTTCCGCCTGTTTCATCAGACGTAAAGCTTTTCGATAGCCTTCAGGGTGGGGCATGCCAAAGTTACGACGGATGTTTTCCTTCGTATCCTTACCCCGCTGATGACCGATGACAGTCACGGCAAGTCCATCAAATTCTGCAATTCCTGCTACAATCGCTTCATCATCCCCATAATAACGATCACCATGAAACTCGATGAAGTCATTGAATAATAGCGGAATGTAATCAAGCGTCGTCGGACGGGCTGGATGGCGGGCGATCTGGACGCGATCCCACGGTTTAAGATGGTTATAAATATCCACTTCCAGCTTCTCTAGACGCTTTTCCAATGTTTCGATTTCGGCTGTCAGGTCTACATCAGCGTCCTTCGAAATGGCCTTTAGTTCTTTAATTTTATTTCTGAGGTCCGTAATGGGACGCTCGAATTCTAATTCGTAAATCATAACCATTCACCGCCCGGGGCATGGATTTTAAGGATCGTCGTCAAGGTTTCCTTCATTTCGGTACGTTTGACGACCGCATCCAATTGGCCGTGCTTCATCAAGAATTCAGCCGTTTGGAAATCTTCAGGAAGCTCTTCATGGATCGTCTGTTCAATGATTCTTCGTCCCGCAAATCCAATAAGGGCTCCTGGCTCAGCTAGATTAATATCGCCAAGTGACGCGAAACTTGCCGAAACCCCGCCCGTGGTAGGATGGGTCATCATTGATATGATCAGTCCGCCTTCATTGCTGAATATCTTCAGTGCCGCACTTGTCTTCGCCATCTGCATCAAGCTTAAAACACCCTCCTGCATCCGAGCTCCGCCTGATGCCGTAAATATGATGAACGGAATCTTCAATTCACCTGCACGTTCAATGGCACGGGTGATTTTTTCCCCAACAACGGATCCCATGCTTCCCATCCGGAAATTTGAATCCATGATGGCCGTGGAAACTTGGTACCCATTGATGCTTCCCACTCCTGTGACAACCGCCTCATTAATCTTGGCTTTCTTTCTATCTTTTTCCAACTTCTCTAAGTAATCCGGAAATTCAAGCGGGTTAACTGAAATCATTTCTTTATCAAATTCATTAAAAGTGCCTGCGTCGAATAAAAATTTGATGCGCTCATGGGAAGACATCGGATGATGGTACCCGCAATGCAGACAGACTTTCTTGTTTTTCACCAATTCTTTTGTATACATGATTTTTTTACAGCCGGTGCACTTTGTCATGATTCCTTCCGGTACATCTTGTTTCTCACGATCTAAAGGAACCGTTGCATATTTCTTCTTAGACTTCGCAAATAGCTCTTTAAGCAAGCTTAATCCTCCCTTTACCACCAATTATCTATTTTATGATACTTGGTACAAACTATATCAGAAATAAAATTAGTATCGTGTAAAAAGGTGTCACTCGTCCTTCGACATATTTCTAATTCTAATAAGATACGTTTCGATGGCTTTTTCTTCATCACGTTCGAGCAAATATGTAAGAAGTGCCAGATAATCTTCTTTTTTCACATTACCCTGTACCATCTCTGATGTTCTGGCATAGCTGTTGACAATGCGCCAAATTCTTTCCAGCAATCGATTGCGATTCAAAATGGCAATTCTTAAAAAGAAATCATCATCATGAAACTCATCCGCTTTGACCCAGACCATTAATCTTTTGATATCATCAGCCGTAGCGAAAAAGGCGACGATCCGCAAACAGTCAATTTCAATCAGCCTTTTCGTCTCAGACAAATCTTCTTGTACTTTTTTATCTTGCAAAAAAAAGGTTCCCAGAAGCTCTACTAGCTTATGCTCCTGGAAATCCCTGATAAACGTCCCTTCACCGCGCCTTGTTTCTATTAACCCTAATAGTTCTAAGGCACGCAATGCTTCACGGACAGAGGAACGGCCAACATTAAAACGATCTGATAACTCCCGTTCTGATGGGATTTTATCTCCCGGCAAGAGGCTGTCCGCTTCAATCATGGTACGTAGGCTCTCAACGACATCGAGATAAATTTTGGATGAAGAAGTACGACCTGACAAATTAATTATTCCTCACTTTTTCCAATGATCGCTAATTTCTTTGTTTTTTCTTTAATTTCCTCTGGATCTACATTAATCCTAGCTACTCCCGTTTCCATTGCTGCCTTGGCTACAGCAGCCGCGACGGCAGGTGCTACCCTCTCATCAAATGGAGCAGGTATGACGTAGTCTTCGTTTATCTCATGTTCCTGTATTAAACCGGCAATGGCTTGTACTGCAGCAACCTTCATTTTTTCATTGATATGAGTCGCACGTGCATCTAGGGCACCACGAAAAATCCCTGGGAATGCAAGGACGTTATTGACCTGATTCGGGAAATCCGAACGGCCTGTTCCAACAACCTTGGCACCTGCCGCTTTTGCTTCTTCCGGCATGATTTCCGGATCTGGGTTGGCCATCGCGAAAATGATCGCATCCCGGTTCATCGAAGAAACCATTTCTTTTGTCAATGCACCTGCAGCAGAAACACCTATAAACACATCAGCGTTTTGAATGACAGTTTCCAAAGGTCCTGAAACCCTATTTCGATTGGTCACTTTCGCCACTTGTTCTTTCGTATCATTCATCCCTGTCGAACGGCCCTCATAAATGGCACCCTTCGTATCACACATGATGATGTCACGAACCCCATAGCTATAAAGCAATTTAATGATGGCAATGCCCGCAGCGCCTGCCCCATTCGCTACCACTTTAATTTCTGACATTGATTTATTCACTAGTCGTAACGCGTTCACAAGACCGGCAACAGTAACAATGGCTGTACCGTGCTGATCATCATGAAAAACAGGAATATTCATTTCTTTCTTGAGTCGTTCTTCAATTTCAAAACAATTCGGTG
This sequence is a window from Brevibacillus sp. JNUCC-41. Protein-coding genes within it:
- the pfkA gene encoding 6-phosphofructokinase, which encodes MKRIGVLTSGGDSPGMNAAVRAVVRKAIFHEIEVFGIYHGYQGLINGNIKKLELGSVGDIIHRGGTMLHTARCPEFKTEEGQLKAIEQLNNLGIEGIVIIGGDGSYRGAKALTERGFPCIGVPGTIDNDIPGTDFTIGFDTALNTVIDAIDKIRDTATSHERTYVVEVMGRDAGDIALWAGLAGGAETILCPEYEYDMEDLIGKLNRGHDRGKKHSIIIVAEGVGSAVDISRKIEEKAGFETRVTVLGHVQRGGSPSANDRVLASRLGAKAVELLLEGKGGRAVGIEQNQLVDYDIIEALAKPHTIDKKMYELSAELSI
- the accA gene encoding acetyl-CoA carboxylase carboxyl transferase subunit alpha — encoded protein: MIYELEFERPITDLRNKIKELKAISKDADVDLTAEIETLEKRLEKLEVDIYNHLKPWDRVQIARHPARPTTLDYIPLLFNDFIEFHGDRYYGDDEAIVAGIAEFDGLAVTVIGHQRGKDTKENIRRNFGMPHPEGYRKALRLMKQAEKFNRPIICFIDTKGAFPGKAAEERGQSEAIAKNLFEMAGLKVPVISIVIGEGGSGGALALGVGDRIFMLENSTYSVISPEGAAALLWKDASQAKRAAESMKITAPDLNRLGVIDEIIPEVRGGAHRDSNLQAEAIKDILKRSFNELLPLNSDDLINQRYMKFKKIGEYEFAKQPEGEPKEVEQHS
- the accD gene encoding acetyl-CoA carboxylase, carboxyltransferase subunit beta, which produces MLKELFAKSKKKYATVPLDREKQDVPEGIMTKCTGCKKIMYTKELVKNKKVCLHCGYHHPMSSHERIKFLFDAGTFNEFDKEMISVNPLEFPDYLEKLEKDRKKAKINEAVVTGVGSINGYQVSTAIMDSNFRMGSMGSVVGEKITRAIERAGELKIPFIIFTASGGARMQEGVLSLMQMAKTSAALKIFSNEGGLIISMMTHPTTGGVSASFASLGDINLAEPGALIGFAGRRIIEQTIHEELPEDFQTAEFLMKHGQLDAVVKRTEMKETLTTILKIHAPGGEWL
- a CDS encoding FadR/GntR family transcriptional regulator yields the protein MSGRTSSSKIYLDVVESLRTMIEADSLLPGDKIPSERELSDRFNVGRSSVREALRALELLGLIETRRGEGTFIRDFQEHKLVELLGTFFLQDKKVQEDLSETKRLIEIDCLRIVAFFATADDIKRLMVWVKADEFHDDDFFLRIAILNRNRLLERIWRIVNSYARTSEMVQGNVKKEDYLALLTYLLERDEEKAIETYLIRIRNMSKDE
- a CDS encoding NAD(P)-dependent malic enzyme, which encodes MTLREEALHMHRLNQGKLETVSKVPVRNAVDLSLAYSPGVAEPCKDIYDKPDTVYDYTMKGNTVAVISDGTAVLGLGNIGPEAAMPVMEGKAVLFKSFAGVDAFPICLKTTDVDKIVETVKLLEPTFGGVNLEDIAAPNCFEIEERLKKEMNIPVFHDDQHGTAIVTVAGLVNALRLVNKSMSEIKVVANGAGAAGIAIIKLLYSYGVRDIIMCDTKGAIYEGRSTGMNDTKEQVAKVTNRNRVSGPLETVIQNADVFIGVSAAGALTKEMVSSMNRDAIIFAMANPDPEIMPEEAKAAGAKVVGTGRSDFPNQVNNVLAFPGIFRGALDARATHINEKMKVAAVQAIAGLIQEHEINEDYVIPAPFDERVAPAVAAAVAKAAMETGVARINVDPEEIKEKTKKLAIIGKSEE